The following proteins are encoded in a genomic region of Corylus avellana chromosome ca4, CavTom2PMs-1.0:
- the LOC132178278 gene encoding repetitive proline-rich cell wall protein 1-like yields MSSAIYLPLYLLLGLVALATSALADYYKPPKHEHKPPAPIYKSPPLVKPPPVYSRPPFKYPPPVHKPPPLKKPPTYKPPIVVRPPPYKKKPPVPPYGHYPGHPPVENVEIPYKPVKPPRKVFPLPPPLPYKNPPISPRKKPPHYKPPYYKPPYKPPPPVHPN; encoded by the coding sequence ATGTCTTCTGCAATATACTTGCCACTCTACTTGCTCCTTGGCCTGGTGGCTCTCGCCACCTCAGCTCTTGCTGATTACTACAAACCTCCCAAACATGAGCATAAGCCACCTGCTCCCATTTACAAGTCCCCTCCACTCGTGAAGCCACCACCGGTGTACAGCCGTCCTCCATTTAAGTATCCACCACCAGTGCACAAGCCTCCTCCACTTAAGAAGCCACCAACTTACAAACCTCCTATAGTGGTACGACCACCGCCTTATAAAAAGAAGCCACCAGTACCACCTTATGGACACTACCCAGGACACCCTCCGGTGGAAAATGTCGAAATCCCATACAAGCCGGTGAAGCCACCACGAAAGGTGTTTCCTCTGCCGCCGCCGCTACCATATAAGAATCCACCGATATCCCCCAGAAAGAAGCCCCCACACTACAAGCCACCCTACTACAAGCCGCCCTACAAGCCCCCACCACCTGTCCATCCAAACTGA